TTATTTATGGGCCCTCCTTGCCAGTCTCTGTTACTTGCTGGTGGCACTCCCTGTCTCCCTGGGCTGTCTTTCCATCCCGGCTGGTTTCAGCATGGTGTGGCACGTCTGATCTCCATTGGGTCCTGTGATGgagtccctcctctttccttccttcctccctcactcaTACTGTACCCCTGTTCACTTCTGCAcctgttccttcctcccctcACTGTACCTCCTTGAGCCCTGACTCCACCCAACTCTCTTCTTAAGGTACTGTTCCCTTTGTCAATTTGCCTCTCAGAAATCATTACTATGCATGTCTCCTGGGGTCCTCCCctgggggcgggagggggcggggcagggcgggGGCGGTGGGCGGTGGGAGGGCTTGTCTCTGGCGAAGCCATATGACCTTGATCAATGAAAACCTGAGAGTGAGAGAAGATAGAACCCAGTGGGCTGAGCCAAGATAAATCTACCTGTCAGGCAGGTGCCCCATTCATACCCACtgctactttgtgtgtgtgtgttgggggggcacCTTATTTTGTTAAGTATGCAAAAtagtgtcttcttttttttcaaaccatgTTTTTCACAAGGAGCATGTAAGAACCAAGTCCTTGACCCCAACTTCCTCACGTATTTTTCTAGTCAAGAGTCTcacagatgggctggagagatggctcagaggttaagagcaccgactgctcttccagaggtcctgagttcaattcccagcaaccacatggtggctgacaatcATTtacaatgggatctgatgccctcttctgtcatgaagATGTACAGGAAGACagaatactcacacacataaataaataaataaataaatcttaaaaaaaaaaaaaaaaaagagtctcacagactggccttgaattcaaggtGATCCTCcggtctcagccttccaagtgctatgattacaggcatgggcttctctcttctctcacagtttttttgtttgtttgttttttgggtggtttttttttgtgtgtgtgtgtggtttttgtttgtttgtttttggttgtttttgacagggtcttagTATGTAGCCATAGTTGGCCTGGAAaatgtagaccacgctggccttgaactgaaggccatcctcctgccttttcttcctaGATCCTGGGACTATGGCTGTGTGCTACCCTGCCCAGGTCTCACACACACCTGAGAGAAGCTGATGGATGAGGAGCCAGGCAGCAGAGGGGAATACTTCCTCAGCTTTCTCTCCCTTCCACAAACTCATTCCACACAACTTTCAATGCAGAGCAAAGGAGGCCCGTTGGTTCTTGCTAGTGTTTTCTtcctaaaacagaaataaagtcaGCCCATTTCTTATTTACACTTAGCAAAACCTCCTTGGCTATGTAACTATAAGCCTACAATTAATCCCCCACCCCAAATCCTTTATGCCAACACCATCCACACATTCACATATTCATTACAAAATGAAGCTTTGccggctggggatgtggctcagttggtagagtgcttggttagcatgcaggaggccctgggttcgacccCCAGAGCTGCATAAgctggggcatggtggtgcatacctgtattCCCTGCAttagggagcagaggcaggaagatcagaggtcCAAGATCAGTCTTTGCTactgagctagcctgggctatctgagattctgtctcaaaactaacTGCATCAAAAAATTCAACAGAGTGAGTGAGTTGGTGGGGGAAGGGGATACCTCCTGCTCCTGGAGCGGCTGGAGGGGAGAGGGCATGCACACAGCAGCCAGCAACGAAGCCCAGTGCCACCCCCTGACCATTCCATGGCCCTTGCATCCTGTACCAGACTCTGACCCttgatccttttttttcttttttcctaatactgcatttacttatttgtatagtgggggtcagaggacaacttgtggaagtcagttctctacttccaccatgtgggtccaggggattgaactcaagttatcAGACTTAGCagcccaagctggtctggaactcagagggTAGTCATGTATTGTCCCACCTtgtgggtagcccaggctggtctcaaacttgcagcaGTTGTCATACCTTAGTGTCCCCAGCACCAGGATCACAactgtgtgctaccacacctgcttCACTGGCTTAGCAAGTATTGTGTAAACTGACATTCTAGGTACCtgagaatgtggtgtgtgtggtgagggcagggggcagggagtgAGCCACACTAAGCACTCCTTCACAGAGCTTacagggaaaagaagagagatcAAGAATCGGctgaaaacaaaatccaacaaaCAAGTAGATAGGTCATCTCAGGGAGTGTCACATAAAGGGAAGAGGCTAGAAGTGCTTTGGAGGATGAGTTGTCCATTTAAAGAAGGGTGGTCCAGGAAGCCACCTGGGAAGGTGAGAAGAGGGTTAAGGCCTAAAGGAAGAGCGAATCCAGTCTTAGCTTTCCAGGTCCTTTTCCTTTCCAGGTCCCAAGGAAAACGGTGTGTGTAAAGGTCCTGAGGTGTCAGCCTGCAGAAAAGGGTGGCTGATGGGCAGCGCCCAGGCATCACACGAGTGGGGGCCCCAGGCTTCCAAGTGGAGCAAAGGTGTGCCCATCATGCCAGAGACTATTCCTTCTGTAGCCCTTCCCTGGGCAGCCTAAAGGAGCTCCGGGCCCCAGGTAGTAGGATCATACCGTTCCGGCCAGCTCCAGTCCTCACCCAAGGGCCCCAGCTTTGCCCGAGGTTCCTCCAGGATCCCTAAAGATTCTTTCTTCTAATTTCTGGGCACAGAGCTTGTCAGAAATCTCTTCCTCCCTTGACTGTGACCTCTGTATTGATTTATTCTGTTAGTCTAGACTGGAAATCTCACAAGAGCAGGAGCCTGGGAGGAGCCTGTCCTCACAGAATGCCTCCCTTCTAaatccctaagctctctttctcagcttattatttatatttttatatatgttattaCATACCCCCCACAGTCTCACTATATATttcaaactggcctggaacttactctgtagtccaggccggCTTGGAACTCTGTagtcaagctggcctcaaatttggggcaatccttctgcctcactttccaagtgctgcgattacaggcatgagccaccaagtCTGACTTTCACAATGTCTCTCTAATCTACCCTATCTCCAGTAAgagactttgttttcattttcatttgccaAGAATGTGCTTTTCGACACAGCCAGCGCTTCTTAGGCTATTTGACATGTCAGGTGCTGAACTAAGCATGACTTTTACTTGTGAACTCTCAAGGCAGTGCTCAGAAAAACTTGCACTGAAttcttattctttgttttctccagATGGGGAAACTATGGCTCAAACCATGGGGATGTGTAGTCAAGACATGGGAGGGTCGACATTGGGCTTCCTAGCCTGGGCTTCTTTGAGATCTGTTACTTGTCTTTAGAACCTTATACTTCCTTTCCATAGACCTCTCTCTGATCTAAGCAAGGCACAGTCCTGGGTCACAAAGACAAACTTCACAGCAtgtgggactgaagagatggcccagtgggtaagagcacttgctgctcttgcagaagacctgggtttggctcccagcacccacatgacagctcacagctgcctctaactcccgttccagggaatccagcaccctcttctgttttctgtggaTGCTTCTGcattcacatggtgcacataaacccacacaggcacacacgtgtacacataaagtacaaataaatgaatatttttaataacacCATCCAGAAACTCCAGGTCAGGTAAGGGAGGCGCTACAGACATCTAACCTGGCCACCTAGAACAGGGTGTGGGGGCTCTCACCTGAGCAGTCAAGAGCTCTTCCTGAATGGGGTATTTATGTTGGAGTCTTGAAGAATGAGAATGAGTGCAAGAGTCACAGGCAtccattcatatttatttagCCAACAGCTACTTCCAAGAGGACTCCAGTGAGAGCCAGGAGACCCCAGGGACATAGAGCTGAGTCACAATGTCTAGTTTGCAGGAGAGGTGGGTGTCTTCTGTGAATTTAGTTATGATGGAGAGTGCGCAGGCTCTGTGTGAAGGAAGACCAGACTTGGAGTCTGGGAGTGTTCCTAGGAGGGTTTCCACATTGATACCTTAAACATCTTTTAAGGCTTGATGTTGGCCAGGCACTGCACTGGATCATGCTGCAGCCCTGGAGGAGTTCCCACACGTGGCCACAATCGGGAAACTCAGGCAACATGGAGAGGATTCGGGTCCAGTGGAGTTTTAAGATTGTCTTtggggccagatgtggtggcccatgcctttaatcccagcatttgggaggcagaggcaggcaggtctctgtaagttcaagaccatcctggtttacatagtgaactCCCGGACAGCTAGGACtaggtagagagaccctgtctaagaaaagaaaagaaaacgtaAAAAAGATTGTCTTTGGGTAAATGAATGCCTGCCTGACTTGGTCTCCACGCTCTTTGAGTGAAGCCCAGGCTGCACAGCACCTGAACCCAGGGTCTGGGTGTTGTTTTTAATACACATATGAAGGCCTGTGGTATCCATATTCAGAGACAAGGAGCTAAAGGCCCATTGAGGGACAGGCTCATTGATCAGCATGTCACCTAGGACTGTCCACAAGACCACCTTGATTCTGGGTGACATGACCTGAGCACTGGCGCTGGAGTTCACCTGAGCCACTGGAGAAGAGGGATTTGAGGGAGTAGTGgatggaggagcagagagaggcacATCTGGGCCCCCGgggggctggaggcaggagggggaCACGGGGACTCTGGGACTTGACAGGCAAGCTTTGGTCCCAGGGGCCGCTGGAGCCTTCAGAAGTGGCAGTGCCAGTGTTGAGAAGCGTCCTGTGGCAAGAGgtgcctctgtccctctggaaccTGTGGCTGAGGGCTTTCCTGGGGTGTGGGCCTCCACTCTCTATCTCAGGGCCCCTGTTTGCACATTGAGCCTGTGTGAGTGGGACTGGACATGCCGGGAGGGCTGTCACCTTGGACAGCTCACTGGTCCCCACCTGTCCTCTCTTCAGAGCACTGGGGTAGTGGAGTATGATCTACCCACAGGGGACTTGCAGCAATATCTGTGGGTATCCTATGCTGTCACTACTGTAGGGTGGGGGATCTGGGAACATACAGTGCCCAGGAAACTCCAGCCCTCAATTGGCCAGGGTTGAGGGCCCTGTCTAGGATACTACAAGAGCTTGGCATGCTGCAGGGTGTATCTGTGTTGGCCAGCTTATGAAGGGATGGTGGTATCACACCGGGCTGTGTTCCTGAACTGATCATCACATCACATTCCCTCGCTTCCTTTGGTCTGGATGCATATTTTAATATGTGACTtttaaactcacacacacacacacacacacacacacacacacacacacacacacacaggcgacCATGCATGACCTGGTCAGAGGTGACAGCATGATTTATTAAGATTATTAATTATTAAGATTATTACAGATTCTTAGACAGGGCAGCCCCTGTGTATTGGAGGGGATGTGACAGTGTGGTGGTCTGTCCCCTTAGACAAGTGGTAGCTTTGTGCAAGTGGGACCAGAAGCCTTCCAAAGTGGGTGTAGGGAATGTCTGCTCAGGCTGGCAATGCTGCTTGTCTGCAACCCTGGGTGAGCGGACTTTGCAGCTGTGTGTGGGATGTGAGGCTGCTGTCGGTGGAACCCTGAGGGAGCAGCAGAGTGACTCGGAGCACCAGTGCTGTTTGGCCTTTGGCATCCGTTTGCAGCTGAACGGGTCTATCTGCTTCTGGGAAACGGCTGATTTCTACAAGTGACCTTCTGCTAGGCATGTGTCTGGGGCTGTGGGTGTCCCTCTGACCTGGGCAGTAGCCATGTGTATGACCGGGCTTAGCCTTGGCTTTGTGTTTTTCCTAGGCCCTggctgggtgtgtatgtgtgtacacatcccGTTGTTACCTGAGCACATGTGACAAAGTCCTCTGCGTGGGCTTCTCACAGAGCAGCAGTGGCTCTGGCCTGCATGACCCCAGGCTGAGAGCCTTCAGGGCTCAGACCCAAATCCCAGGCCTAGCCAGCTTGCTATATCATTCTGTCCTAGCCCCATCCTGAGGGGCTGTTGATTGAGAGGCCCCCAGGGAGTCATTGGCATACCACGGGCAATTAATTCATTAGATTAATTAGCTCCTTTTCCTAGGCTGGGGGCAGGGCAGCCCTCTCAGGGCCCTCCCGCTCCAATCATCCAAGGTCATTCACTCCTTTTAGTGCAGTCTCCTTGCCCCCACTTACCCAGCCCCCACTCCCTGGCCCTGGTCCAGGCTGCTGGCCCCGATCCACAGACTTGAATGGTGGTGCAACCGGGCCGCACTGGTGTGTGCAAGCAGGCCTGTTGTGCACCATGAGCACTGGCATGCCAAGTGTGTctggcaggggtgtgtgtgtgtgtgtgtgtgtgtgtgtgtgtgtgtgtgttcaaccaCACAGGATGCCTAGAGGTATGCATACAAGCCCGTGTTTAGTATCTGTGATagctccctctgtgtgtgtctgcacatgtatGTCTGAGttaatgtgtttatgtgcatctgtgtgtatgtatgtacaactGCTCAGAtgttcatgtgtatatttgttaaaatatatttcatgtatgtatgagtgtctgtgcatgcatgtgtacttgTGCTCAACagtctgtgtgtatgaatgcgTACAATGTGTtgttgtgtgtgcaagtgtgtatgtatatgaatgagtCCTGAGCacttgtatgtatacacatggtaCCTGGGTCTTTATGTGAACCTACCTGCATGCTTGTTTATTACATCTATgcattgtgtgacttttcctgaggagactTGAATAAACATCtctcagtggggctggagagatggctcaataatGAAGGCAGCTTCTATTTCtgcagagaacccgagttcagtgcccagcacccacatcaggcagcttacaataGCGaatagcctgtaactccaactccaagggatccaatgccctttccaagggcacacaccacacatacatataaccaaagcaacaacaaaagaaacgtCTACCCACCCCAGACAGGGCACAAACAACACACTAGAGAAATAATTCTGAAATCCAGGTCTAGTTGGtggaccaagagttcaaatgGGGTTTtcacaggagtgtgggtgagagtGACTCACAGGAACGTGGGCAACGTGCAGGCAGCTACACCATCAAAGAAGAGTTGTCCGTCCCTCcccctgtctccccaccccccgtCCCCGCCACACCCCAGCGAAATTAACGAGGTTCCTCCTGAGGGGCTTCTATGTGCCACCCCACGAGCTGGCATGACCCGTTCCTGTGTTGCCTCCAGTGCCCTGAGAGCATCCTTCCCACAAGGGACTATTACTTAGTCCAGTCCTGCAAACACCTCCTGTGGTGCTCTGCTATCAAGACAGCAATCTCGTTGTGCCCCAGGGGACAGTGTTCCATAGTATGTAACTGGGAGTCTGTGCACACTAATGTGTCTCTGAACACTTTGCTTTGCATACTCGTGTAGCTGAGTGCTTGGatgtgtctgcatgtctgtgtcactgtgtttgatatgtgcatatatgtgtctgGGTGCACAGGTGTCTGTATGGATGTGTCTATGTACACATGCACCAATGTGCATGTATCTCTCTGCAtgcacatttgtctgtgtgtatgggcTGCAATTGGGTGTCATCTGCATAAGCACACTGGTCGGCAAGAGTTCCATTTTGTTTATGAGTCAGAAGAGACCCACAGGAAGGGACATGACATATATTGGTCTATTCTGAGTATGTCCACTATGTGTGAATTTCTAAAAACAATGAATTCTTGTAGCAGTGGATGCAGATGCCTGTGTTTGTGTCCGTGAACGGGGTGTTTGCCACAGCTGGCCCCACCCCAGCTGCCAAGGCTGAGCAATCCCCTCCCTTCTGCAGGACTGCTCTCCCAGAGCCTGGAGTTCAGCTCCCCCGCGGACAACTACACAGTGTGTGAAGGTGACAACGCCACCCTCAGGTACACCCCGGTGGGGGCTCGGGCAGCCTGGGCTTCCCAAGGCTACGCCCCTCCACCCACTCTGCATGCACAAGCCTTGATGACATCACCTGCATCTGGAGCCagctgtgaggggctgtggacACTAAGCCCAGCTCGACCTATAGTAGACCTCACTGCCCTCATAAAAGTGAAGATGTGGGGACTACTAGGATTCAAAATCCTGTAGACCATGAGTGCAAGGATGCTGAGTGAAGGTTATCGGTCTCTGGGGCCATCTCCTCACTAGGGTCTCTTCCCCACCTGTGTCATTGCCCCTgtgttatctgtctgtctgtcagtctatctatctatctgtctgtctatctacctatctactatctatctatctatctatctatctatctatctatctatctatctatctatctatctatctaatctctctgtgtgtgtctgtgtctctctcaaaTATTCTTATCGCAATGTCTCgcccctctgtctcttcttccccctttttctctttccaagtcccccccactcctctcctctccatctttgcCTCCTTTCTCGGAGTCTCTGTCCCATCTTTCTTGTGTCCTATCTCTATTTCTCCCCACTTGTCTCTGTTCTTCTCTCTCAGGGTCTTTGCCCCCACTTCCCACCTCCGAGtccgtctccctccctcccttcctctctaatACACAGCAGTTCCTCAGAAGGCTGGCTTCCGGGCCTCTCCCCTCTCTGAGGCTTGCTTTACCCTCCTGTAGAGTGGGCTCTGCCCTGTCTGCTTCCCAGGGTCCTGCAGGTGTAGTGGCAGTGGATGGGGAAACCCTTGCCTTCTCTTCTtatcctccccttcctccccagctgcTTCATTGATGAGCACGTGACTCGAGTGGCCTGGCTGAACCGCTCCAACATCCTGTATGCAGGAAACGACCGCTGGACCAGTGACCCCCGGGTGCGGCTGCTCATCAACACACCTGAGGAGTTCTCGATCCTCATCACCCAGGTGGGGCTCGGTGACGAGGGCCTCTACACCTGCTCCTTCCAGACCCGCCACCAGCCCTATACCACTCAGGTCTACCTCATCGTCCATGGTGAGCCCTGTGTGAAGATGAGGAcaggtggggaggggacaggaagacagGCCTGCAGGACGGTCAGGGCTAGGAGGCACTACTAAACAGCCTGCCCTAGGTACACTTGGCCCACTGCTGGTCACCACCCTGGGATACAAGAGAGTGGAGCATGGGCCACCTCGCCCTTGTGGATTTCACCAGGCTCGAGGTGGGGTGGCACCGCAGTGGTTCTCTAACAAGGCAGTGGGAGAGGTACTCAGCCTCAGCTCTGTGTGTTTGCTgagctgtgttactgtgactCCCCGTGACTGGGCACTCAGGAAACACACAAGCCTGGTTGTTTCTCCCTGTTTGCACTTATTTCCCAAGGAGAGGTTCAGGGGGTTCCTAGACATGAGGAAGGAGAGTTAGTGTGCACGCCTCtgggggtgaggaaggagggctAAAGTCTGGACTCCTGGATCTGATGAGAGAACTGTGGTCTGTACTCCTGGGTGtggtgggaaagaggagagctGGGGTCTGTACCCCAgggtctgaggaaataagattgAGTCTGAGTATGACtcctgggtgggagggagggctgacATCTGGACCCCTTGATCTGAGGGAGGAGAGATGGACTTTGGACTCCTCAGTCCGAGGGTGGGGGGCTGTAGTGTGGAGTCTACACTCATGGGTCTGAGTGAGGAGGGTCTGAGCCCACATCCCTGGGTCTAATGGAGGTGAGCTGGGGTCTGTAATCCTGGGCctgagggaggagggccaggCTTTGATCTTGGATCTGAAACAGTGGAGCTTAGGTGTGAGTGGCTAGAAAGGCATCCTCACCCcagctctctcctctgtctccagtTCCTGCCCGCATCGTGAACATCTCCTCACCTGTGGCAGTGAATGAAGGGGGCAATGTGAACCTTCTCTGCCTGGCTGTGGGAAGGCCAGAGCCCACTGTCACGTGGAGACAGCTCCGAGGTGAGGATCCTCCCCTGGCTGTAATCTGAGCCCCTCTGTCCTCCCACATCCCTAGCTGGAGCCCCAGACTCCCTCCCTCTGAACCCCTCTAGCCCTTCTGATGACTTGATTCCTTCCCACCCTGACCCCCATTTCTTAACAGACTCCCATCCCCTTATCTGGTGGCCTCCCACCTAATGTTCAGGCTGGGCTCTTGTCTCCAAGTCACCTGACActccccaccccagcttcccTCCCCCAGACAGATTCTCCTGACTCAGGCCCCGAGCTAGGCTGCATCTAATGTCCTACCATTCATTCACCTAGCAGTCCTGTACTCTCCTCTGTTGGATGTTGTATAACCTAGCAGTTTGAGTGGTCCCCAGACCTCAGCATCAGCAACTCCTGGGAAGTTTGCAGAAATGCACATTCTCAGGCCCCCGCCCTAGATCCAGAGGCAATCGGGAGCTCCCCTCTCTCTACCTACAACCTGCTTTATGAGCTCCGAGATCCAGTTTCCCTGAAGGTGCCTCCAAGCTGCCTGACATGCCAGGCCGGGATAACACCACTTCCATCCCCAGATAGCCCAGTCTCTGGCTCTTCCTGCATTTTTACAGACCCATAATGACTATCACTGGGTCCCATTCCTTGGATGCCCTGAGAGCAGGAAACCCAACGTAGCCTCATGTCCTTCATCCTGATCCTTGGTGTCTTCTGAACCCTAGCTCCTACTTGCCCTAAGTGCTAAATGACCGTTTGTGACCtcatctgtttttttaaaaaaagagcccAGGTATCTGGATTACCAGTCTCAATCAGCAGGTCCAGATTCCCTGAACCCCAAGAAACTTCTAGATCTTCCCTCACTGTCTGCCTTTCCTGAATCCTTGAAAACCAAAAGCCAGAACCCGGCTTCACTCCCTACTCCCAAGTGGGTCCCCTGAGCATGACACAAGAGATTCCAGATCCCTAAATCTCTTGCAGCTGAAATCCTAAGCCCCTTTCCACTGGGTTTGagccccccagccccaccctcagCCCCATCCTGCCCCCACAGGACCTTCCCGGCTCCTACTGACCCAGGCACATCAGGCCCTGCTGTGCCCCGCTGATGTGTGTCCGTGTTGTGCCCGTGTTGTCCCGTGTTAAGTGTTTGTGTCCGGCCCCGCACCCCCTTCCCCGCCTCCCCCACAGACGGCTTCACCTCAGAGGGCGAGATTCTGGAAATCTCCGACATCCAGCGGGGCCAGGCCGGGGAATACGAATGCATTACTCACAACGGGGTGAACTCGGCGCCTGACAGCCGCCGTGTGCTAGTCACAGTGAATTGTGAGCACCAAGGGGGCGCAATGGCTCACCCTGGATACCTGGGGAGGAGGGGTCTGCCGCATGAAGCTGGAAGCTCTGTGGGAATTCGGATCTGGGGGGAGGAGGGTGTTGAAATGGGGCCCCCGAAGTCCTCATGCAGCAAGAATGTGCCTCTGTCCCCTATCCCTCTAAAGATCCCCCGACCATCACGGATGTGACCAGCGCGCGCACCGCCCTGGGCCGGGCCGCCCTCCTACGCTGCGAAGCCATGGCGGTGCCGCCTGCAGATTTCCAGTGGTACAAGGATGACAGGCTGTGAGGACTGCACCGGGCAAGgctgagggaagaggggaggggagggaggccctAGGTCTCGGATCACAGAGCCAGGGTAGAGAACCTGGCAGTGCAAAGGTGCAGAGTCCTGGGTCCTGAGAGTCTAGGGTCCAGTTTCTAGATTACAGGGTCTGTGGGCTCCTGGAAGAAAGGCTACTTCGGGCACCAGTGtaatgaatgctgggattgcccTCCACGCCACCCCGTGCAAGACGGTCTGGGGTCGAGAGTCAATGCTAAGTGTGGAAGACAAATTTAAGAGACCACCAAGGGCTGAGTTTAATAAGAGACACTGGGGATTAGGGACACATTCTGGGAATGTACTGGAGTGGCCCTGGT
The nucleotide sequence above comes from Peromyscus maniculatus bairdii isolate BWxNUB_F1_BW_parent chromosome 1, HU_Pman_BW_mat_3.1, whole genome shotgun sequence. Encoded proteins:
- the Iglon5 gene encoding igLON family member 5, translated to MPPPAPGARLRLLAAAALAGLAVISRGLLSQSLEFSSPADNYTVCEGDNATLSCFIDEHVTRVAWLNRSNILYAGNDRWTSDPRVRLLINTPEEFSILITQVGLGDEGLYTCSFQTRHQPYTTQVYLIVHVPARIVNISSPVAVNEGGNVNLLCLAVGRPEPTVTWRQLRDGFTSEGEILEISDIQRGQAGEYECITHNGVNSAPDSRRVLVTVNYPPTITDVTSARTALGRAALLRCEAMAVPPADFQWYKDDRLLSSGSAEGFKVQTERTRSMLLFANVSARHYGNYTCRAANRLGASSASMRLLRPGSLENSAPRPPGPLTLLSALGWLWWRM